A region from the Dermacentor andersoni chromosome 11, qqDerAnde1_hic_scaffold, whole genome shotgun sequence genome encodes:
- the LOC129381709 gene encoding uncharacterized protein isoform X2, whose amino-acid sequence MPPLHDWNKASENPVKVRTQARARSRRTLAPEKESDLALRRCPHSSRNIWRSSAAAGKVTVNMQCSRHRGSRLSTGCASTLVRGVVLESMFCTVHTLQWGV is encoded by the exons CGAGAACCCAGTCAAAGTTAGGACACAGGCGAGAGCCAGATCTCGGAGGACGCTGGCACCCGAGAAGGAGAGTGACTTGGCGTTGCGCCGATGCCCTCACtcctcgcgcaacatctggcgcTCCAGCGCCGCAGCGGGGAAG GTGACCGTGAATATGCAGTGTAGTCGCCATCGAGGTTCACGTCTTTCAACGGGTTGTGCCAGCACACTGGTCCGAGGGGTGGTCTTGGAGAGCATGTTTTGCACCG TTCACACATTGCAATGGGGTGTGTGA
- the LOC129381709 gene encoding uncharacterized protein isoform X3 codes for MPPLHDWNKASENPVKVRTQARARSRRTLAPEKESDLALRRCPHSSRNIWRSSAAAGKVTVNMQCSRHRGSRLSTGCASTLVRGVVLESMFCTGDHH; via the exons CGAGAACCCAGTCAAAGTTAGGACACAGGCGAGAGCCAGATCTCGGAGGACGCTGGCACCCGAGAAGGAGAGTGACTTGGCGTTGCGCCGATGCCCTCACtcctcgcgcaacatctggcgcTCCAGCGCCGCAGCGGGGAAG GTGACCGTGAATATGCAGTGTAGTCGCCATCGAGGTTCACGTCTTTCAACGGGTTGTGCCAGCACACTGGTCCGAGGGGTGGTCTTGGAGAGCATGTTTTGCACCG GAGACCACCATTGA
- the LOC140214077 gene encoding uncharacterized protein: MAEERSNEYMPLDLSMKGKATPSRSSDRTQDASSTLGAYNTISDDALRYQGNRPHTPTTDETSSVDGVTDNGSTSCQPLKSIRNTDEVMTSTYRAGMEEASANSEEGVTNAPRTGRRGQRELCAVCGNFSSKREALHGYAKERTDDTAHICKACDQSSVKVSKFVEHCRNRTDKNHKCETCGKEFNRAYHLAQHYRTHTDERPYKCKTCDKSFRQSSHLHDHKLTHTDERPHKCQMCNKSFRRSGNLAYHERTHTGERPHQCQVCNRSFRQSSHLDDHERTHTGERPHQCQVCNKSFRQSSHLDRHKRQHTGEKPYICRTCGKSYTRAAHLRKHEHAHTEENCKI; the protein is encoded by the exons ATGGCGGAAGAAAGGAGCAACGAATACATGCCCCTTGACTTAAGCATGAAGGGCAAAGCAACACCAAGTAGAAGCAGTGACCGTACCCAGGACGCTTCATCTACATTGGGCGCCTACAATAC GATTTCTGACGACGCCTTGCGTTACCAGGGAAACAGGCCGCACACACCGACGACCGACGAGACTTCCAGCGTCGACG GTGTCACTGACAATGGCAGCACAAGTTGCCAGCCCCTGAAGTCCATCAGGAACACCGATGAGGTAATGACCAGCACATACCGCGCTGGCatggaggaagcatcagcgaATTCTGAAGAAGGCGTTAC GAATGCTCCTAGAACCGGAAGAAGAGGACAGCGAGAATTGTGCGCTGTATGTGGCAATTTTTCGAGCAAACGTGAAGCCTTACATGGGTACGCCAAGGAACGCACGGATGACACAGCCCACATTTGCAAAGCATGTGATCAATCGTCTGTGAAGGTGTCTAAGTTTGTAGAACATTGCCGCAACCGAACTGACAAAAACCACAAATGCGAAACCTGTGGTAAAGAGTTCAACCGAGCTTATCATCTAGCTCAACATTACCGCACGCACACAGACGAGAGACCCTACAAGTGCAAAACCTGTGATAAATCCTTCCGGCAGTCTAGTCACCTACATGACCATAAGCTGACGCATACAGACGAGAGACCCCACAAATGTCAAATGTGTAATAAATCGTTCCGGCGGTCTGGTAATCTAGCTTACCACGAGCGCACTCATACAGGCGAGAGACCCCACCAATGCCAAGTGTGCAATAGATCGTTCCGGCAGTCTAGTCATCTAGATGACCACGAGCGCACTCATACAGGCGAGAGACCCCACCAATGCCAAGTGTGCAATAAATCGTTCCGGCAATCTAGTCATCTAGATCGCCATAAGCGCCAGCACACAGGTGAGAAACCCTACATTTGCAGAACATGCGGTAAATCATACACACGGGCGGCGCATCTCCGTAAACATGAGCATGCTCACACAGAGGAGAATTGTAAGATATGA